TTTTTCTCTAAGTTCTGGGTAGAGAGGGAACTCCTCGCACATCTCTATAACTTCTTGCCTTACCTGATTGATTACCTTTTCATCTGTTATGTTCTTTATGACTTTGGATATAAGCTTGGCTATTCTTCTCATTTCATCTTCTCTCATACCTCTGGTAGTCATTGCTGGAGTACCTATTCTTATACCGCTAGTCTTTACTGGAGGTAATGGATCAAAGGGAACTGCGTTTTTATTAACAGTTATGTTAGCTCTACCAAGCGCCTCTTCTACTTCTTTACCCGTAAGGCCTGTATTTCTTAGATCCAAAAGTACTATGTGGCTATCTGTTCCTCCAGAGACCACCTTGAAACCTTCTTTCATAAACTCTTCAGCCATAGCTCTGGCATTGGCTATAACCTGCTTTGCATACTCTTTAAAGTCTTCACTCATAGCTTCTTTGAAGGCTACAGCCTTGGCTGCTATAACATGCATGAGAGGTCCACCCTGAATTCCCGGGAATACTGACTTATCTATGTCTTTTGCGAACTCCTTTTTACAGAGAATAAACCCGCTTCTTGGTCCGCGCAAAGTCTTGTGAGTGGTAGAGGTTATAAAGTGAGCAAAGGGTACCGGATTGGGATACACACCGCCCGCTACTAAGCCTGCATAATGTGCCATATCCACCATAAAGTAAGCACCTACGCTATCCGCTATTTCTCTCATCTTCTCCCAGTCTATAACTCTGGGGTATGCGGATGCACCACCTATGATGAGCTTGGGTTTGTGCTCTTTTGCTATTTTGTACATGCTATCGTAATCTATGGTTTCCGTTTCTGGATGCACACCGTAGTAGACTGCG
The DNA window shown above is from Hydrogenobacter hydrogenophilus and carries:
- the glyA gene encoding serine hydroxymethyltransferase, with product MRHLFNTDPEVYSAIVKEYERQFYHFELIASENFTSLAVMEAQGSVMTNKYAEGLPHKRYYGGCEFVDIVEDLAIERAKALFGAEHANVQPHSGSQANMAVYMAVLKPGDTIMGMDLAHGGHLTHGAKVNFSGKIYNAVYYGVHPETETIDYDSMYKIAKEHKPKLIIGGASAYPRVIDWEKMREIADSVGAYFMVDMAHYAGLVAGGVYPNPVPFAHFITSTTHKTLRGPRSGFILCKKEFAKDIDKSVFPGIQGGPLMHVIAAKAVAFKEAMSEDFKEYAKQVIANARAMAEEFMKEGFKVVSGGTDSHIVLLDLRNTGLTGKEVEEALGRANITVNKNAVPFDPLPPVKTSGIRIGTPAMTTRGMREDEMRRIAKLISKVIKNITDEKVINQVRQEVIEMCEEFPLYPELREKISTLKQA